Within Primulina tabacum isolate GXHZ01 chromosome 5, ASM2559414v2, whole genome shotgun sequence, the genomic segment gaAAAGTATCTCAAATATACTCTTTCATACtatttatatcatatattagatatattatatttaaatttggaTGTAATATATTTGTTTGGATCATGCATGAGATGTATCGAAATCACAAACCACTACTTTTTGGTAGCATAGACGATCAAGGTGGAACTTCATTAATTCCACAACTACTTGAAGATCTTCCTCTGGGATTTCGCTTCCACCCAACGGACCAAGACCTCATTAATCACTACTCGAAGAAGAAGCTCAATGATGTGCCGATCCCATTCAATATCTGCAGCGTCAATCTTTACAAGCATGATCCGTAGGAGTTGACTGGTAAATATTGGCCGATAGACGGAGCCTGTACGTAGATATagttattgattaattattcccagcATCCATCCACCGGAGATGAATGAAGCCTAGCTCTTTAATGTCCTTtgcatatttaattttaatgttctttttttttttttttcataccaggttttttttttttattcttaattttaattacatgatatTATCCGAGTTTAGGAGAAAATGAATGGTACTTCTTTACCCCGAGAGACCGCAGGTATCTAAACAGGAACCGACTTAATCGAGCCGCTGGTAATGAGTATTGGAAGGCCACTTTATCTAGTAAACCAATATATGACAACGATGTCTGCATTGGATTCAAGAAAACTTTAGTCTTTTACCGAGGAAATTAAAGTCTCCTCAAATCAAAAAGGCTAATTGGATCATGCACGAGTACGTAGTTGCAGACCAGCCTTCAAGACAACATATGATCGTGAGCACTAAGGACATGCTggtaaaatatttttggaattcATTTATGATCTTTTGCTATATTTAATTTGATGATAATAAATACTAAATTGTCTTCGTTCCCGACTCGACTCTTGCAGTTACTGTGTTATGTTTACAACAGATCCCAGGGGAGTCGGGAACACGACATGATTCCAGTGAAGTGCTATCTTTTGGCGCTACGGGCGCAACAAAATGAGCCTAATCTGAGAACAATAATCTGGGTGGATGGTTATGGAAATTGCTTCCGGAAAACAACTTTGGTTTACTGACTTGATTTCCGATGACATGGTCGATCTTGGACCTATTCCATCATTATACGACTACGAATAGCTTGGAGATAACAATCTTCCTTATCAAGAAATCAGCCATTCCAGCTCGGGCCTCCCATCATTACTGGCCAACATTGATCATCTTCAAGAACCCTTTTCATACAGCTTGTTAATTTCCGGGGGATGAACTGAGACAAAACGGCCTATAGTAGAATGTGGTTGATGGAAAAGATGAGCTGCTTCTCTCTTATGTTCTTATTTTTGGCATTGAATCTTGTCTCCGTTCTAGCCTCTGAAAATTTAAGATCTTGAATTGGTTTCTATATGCTAATGGAGCTTTCATGCGACCCTCATttcagatacaagttctttttCCGTTTACAATTTGGTGTATTTATAGATTTATCATTATTTAACGATCCTCATAAAAACAATTTATTATCTTCAAGTCACTGTCATCTTTTTTACCATTTTAATCATCTCATTTCTACGGCCAAGAATGAAGAATGTAACGACGTTGATACATACAGCAAGTCCAAATCCAAGCCATGTCCAACTCCAAGTCCAAACATATATATACGATACacgaaattaaaatatattaactcgtcaattaaaaatataagatattaatatattaattcaAGGAATTTGAAATATTAATGAAGAAGCCACGTTGGCTGCATATGTATGTAATAAGAAACTAACACTATAATTTTAACTCTGATTTATGGATTCATAATTATAGATATTTTAAGTCTCGAAACATAATTATCTTTCCACAAATGATCTAATCTAGTACAATTGGTTGATAATTGAGAACTGATCTTAGAGCTTGcaagtaattaaatttgatcgtttgaatACCAAAAAAAGATGTGGACAAGTAAGATAATTATGTTTTTCAAAGTTATAATTATTGAGAAACTGAGAAAAAAATTCTCTACGATCAAAGTGTGTTATGCACATCCATGTATGTGCTCTATAAGCATGttaactttattttattttattttttgtttattatatATGCAATCTGTTGCATCCAACGAATCTAGTGTTCACGCGTGTGTCTTAGCCATGGTTTTTCAAGTGTTCTATCATCACAGCTTCACGTTCATATTGTCACAGCATatataaatgttattttaagggGGAGATCAATCCTTGAAGCAAGTAGTCGTCGTAGGATATAACATAATTTAATTCTCTTGAGTACACAACGTGCTTAGAACAAGAAGCTACGTATATGATCAAATGAGGAATTCAAGTATTATATCCAGAATAGATTCCTCCAGAACCTCTTCTGAAACATCATTAACAATTTGCTTGGTATCAAGTCGGATATCAAGCCACGATCTTGAATTCGTAACATCGTTTGAAATTATCTGATCCAAAGTTCTTTTCTGGCTCTGGGGAAGCTGATAGAAGTCAGCTTCTCTCATGATCTCAGAAAGCACGGCTTCTGCAAGAGGAAAATGTACCATTTTTGGTTTTACGAAAGCCATCGAAGGTGGAAAGTAGAAATGGCATAGATAAATCTGTAGTAAGACTTCATTTATATGATCGAAGAAGAGTTTAGGATCAGTGGTAGAGTCCACAGGGAGAAACTCAACTTCATCGAATAATGAGGGATCGAGCACTTCTTGGTGTGGTGGCTTCATTGCTGATAGATGGTCCCAGTTCAAGTAAGAAGCTTGCAACACCAAATGCACGTAACGGGAGATGTCATTGTCTTCATTCACGCTGGAACTTGCATTGGTTTGTGGGTTTTGAGGGATTGACTCTGATGAGCACTCCTCGAAGTCAAGATGAAGAGGCTGTACTGGCTCCGGATCAGCTGTCAAATGGTCATACAATTTGTTCGGTGAGGCCTTTTTGACATCATAAAAAAGAATAACTTGGATGAATTTATGTATATGATCTATACTAATTTTACCAGTTTGAAGCAAGATGCTTTGTGGACTGATAGAGTCGGTGAAAAATGGCTCGAGAACAGAAACTGGGCTTTGATGTTCTTCCTGATAATTAATGCTGTCAGACATGCTCAACTGGTAACTGAATGAAGGGGTTGATGGAACTTCGTCAACTGCAGGTACCGATATCTCATTCTTAGAAAGTGGATCCTGCAAACGTGGAATTGTGCAAGGAGGATATGAAGTTAGTAATCAAATCAGGGTCGGAGCCACAATTTAGGATAAGGCTGATATTAGTAAAAAgagttaaaaaaattatgtactaaattatttatttaagagaaATGGATGGAACGGGTGACTGCCTTCTCGGACGCCCTTTAGCTTTGTAATCATTCAAAGTTGGGGAAAGAAGGGACATTGCCACTCATCATAAGATGAATTTCATTTACAATGTCCTCGTGTACCTTGATTCTGTCAATTCTTTGTCTAGTTTTGATAACATCATCGCTGTTTATTTCAATCAAAAATTCTGAATAACTTAATCCAGGATGCTGATTGCAGCTCTTGTCCTCTATCATTGATTTACCTGCAGAAAGAAGCCAATCAGATAAACTAACAGTTCGCTGAACTAGAAACTTAAAGAGAACATAAAACCATGTAAATTACAGTTCATATAGTTGGTTGCAGCAATAGCGGTATCGTGTGCTTGATCAACAGTACTTGGAATCGAGAATGAACTTGTcttcctctccaaaatctcaaaaccATCGTATATCTTAAAATCATCCCAAGAAGTAACCTCTTTATTTGGTCTCGATGGACTTAGAGTAAGAGAGTTGCTGAAAGGACTAAATCTCATCTGTGCGGAACCAGGACAATATTGACCATTCATCCTCCGATTAATAAGCCAGACATCAGGATCAGGAGAGGAGATAATCTGCTCTAAGGTGTTTGGGGATTTTTTCTTCATCGAGATCTCAATTTCAGTTACATGATTCACTCTTGGAGAAACGTGTCTTTTTGGCTCGAACATCACATCAAATTCTTGTTTCCTGGATAGGCCAACACTAGGGAAGTCTAATTTTTTGCGCAGAGTGTTACTCATACAAACAATATCAGGTCCCTTTATGGATTTGAGCCATGGTTTCTTGAATAGAGTTTCCTTTATTTCTACATTTTTCGAAAAACTGAAAGAATCCTTCGTCTCCACTTCACAACAATTAAAGTCTCCAACTTTAAAAATCGATCTACCAGTAGCAAGTTTACGAGAATCGCCATCCATAAAAAACGGGTTTGGTTCTGTTCTAGTGCCTATAAATGTATTCTTCAGTTTCCTCTTCATCTCTTTGAGAGAAAATGATGCAGGTCTTGCTTTCGGTATTTTTCCCCTCGATTTCTTATAAGCCAGCAGGGATGAGCAATGGCATGTCACATTATGAGAATACTTGATGTCCGTGGAAGCTGGATTCAGTATTACTATCTTATCCGGATGGGCCTTGAAACTTGTTTCAGAAGAATATTGACCCTTATGatcaatatttttcaagtaGTGGTCGTTCATACTACGCTGTGCAAAACCAGTTGCACCTTCGCTTTCACATTCTGATAATTTGTCGTTCAGAACTGGATTGATGAACCTAGCAATTTTTGTTTTCGGTCCAGGCAAAAATTCCATGAACAAATCCTTGTTTGAACTCAAAATTTCCAATGCATAGGAAAAGGGTCTGTGTTCAGACGGCCCTTGTTTGTAGATGAATTTTCTGTCACTGAACATCTGATCAACAAAGGTTTTGGCCCTCATCCGAGCATGTTGAATATTGTTCTCATCATTCTGAGGGCAGATTGCCCCCATCATTTCAATAATTGGCCGCTaatttgaagagatttcagctGAATTTTGCATTATTCAAATGCCCACTGAAGATACTTTGTTTCTGTGCTACTCAAAGGACACGTCTTGTGCTTCTCAAAGGACACGTCTTCTTGAATGAGATTCTCAAACTTGTCTTCCTCGCATAGACTCTGACTCTACCAAAGTCTGCAACAAGCTGATCTAGCAAAATATAACACAAACTAGTTTAAAGATGAAAAATGGATAGGAGTAAAGACCTTTGATATATGcgactcaactgatgaaatgACATCTCTGCGCCAAAAGATTGTCTTTTTTACCAATGCATAAAACATATTTTACTGTGAATGATCCCACACAACCAGAAATTGCGTCTAGTAGTTAAATTTATTCAACGACAGTGCAAGATATCAGTCTTTATGGCCGAAAAACGACAAGCTCATTTTGAAGACAGTGCCGGCATAAGAAAATAGCTTCACCTattacctatatatatatatatatatttgggcTTGTATTCTTACCAATTATGCGTTTTTCCACAGTCCCTTCCATCGAAATCAGCTTAGGATTCCCTCGACCATGGCTGGTTCAAGAATATCAAACATACGCCATAGCACAACACTCGGGTCCCCCTTCATCTCTGGAATTCTTGGTAATCAATTTGCACTAACAAGATTACACCTTTCCCGTTGATCAACGAAGTACTAGATAATTGATGAATCGGTTATTTGAGTTCAAGTTGCGGTACAGAGAACCCCGCCCTGCATCAAAGAAGCGCAAAAGCCCAAAAAGATGTGAAAAAGTTTAATCAAACACacagaaatcaagaaaaacaaGCACTCATACAAACCCAAATTGTTAATAATCGCCACGTTTTCTCCATTTCTATAACTTTTAAACACGCCCATGAAAAAGTTTCATCACATCCACTACCCGACCACAGAATTTCCCGAGAAACAGTGCACAAAATATTCAAGAAACACGATGGCGCAATTGAGGGAGGGGTGGTTGTTACCGGGATACTAGGAGCCAACTTTGGCCTACTTCTTGAGGGAAGTCGGAGGAAGAAAAAACACGTGAAATAGAGAGACACAGATTATCATCTCTTCAAAATAAATACCACGAATTGTGTCGTGACACTCCCTAAGTACTAACCAAGGTGAGCCAAAAAAAAAGGACTGCAAatcgaaaatcataaaatccatatatattatatatttatctcATTTTCTGTGAATTCTAAAAATTATGAAACTAAAATATATGATCATTATGGTAAAATCGGAATTTGATTATCGAACTTTTATATTTtgagtataattttttttttaaaaaaaattaaaagttaattatATCCGATAACTATGATATCTGGTAGAAAAAAGAGCAGATACTCTCTTTTAGGGACAAACTTGGGTATTGTTTTGGTTTTAATTTCGATTTGAACTAAATTATATGCATAAGAAAATTTGTTCATAAAGCTATTAAGTACCAAGGATAATAATTCTCTAATGATATCTAAGATAtgagacaaaaacttgtgtgagacgatctcacgggtagtattttgtgagacggatctcttatttgagtcatccacgaaaaaatattactttttatgctaagagtattactttttattgttaatatcggtaggattgacccgtctcacaaataaagattcgtgagaccattttacaagagacatactcaagATATAATGCATGAATTGCACCTTCCCCGATAATTATTATAAACGAATGtggtttaaattattatataagaAAATGGTGAGAAGCAAAAAAGGTAGGCTTGTTCGCTTTctgaaatttttataattaatttgatttatattcgaataaatataacatttataaaattaataaatgatCTAACTGCAGTTTGACATTATATATAGTAAaatcaaaaaccaaaaaaaaaaaaaacttagatCAAGATACtaaatttgtttatttgttaataaagtaatgtaataattgtaaaaattaataatgagtTATAttgcaatttaaaataataaagtgaaaaaatagaaataaaaaataaaataaaaactgtCCAGCCCAAGACACCAAATTTGTATCTATTATCAAAATTCTTAATAATAGTTAAAAGAGCATGTTTTTTGTGAGTTTATCCGTGAGAATGTTAGttatattcatatttataataaaaataatatttttaacataaaaaataaattttttagagTGATTCTAATAGAATATTTGTCTATTAAAATTAATTCGTAaaactgtctcacaaaattttgtAACCAATTTTGTAATTACTTTATGAACAACTTCTCTTATATTAATCAATTACAATAATAGCAAAATTTGACTTGAATTTATTCGCCTTAATTAtgtatcaatattattatttaatttcaagCTACAATATTATGACTTGATGACATAGtggatgaaataaataaatcaatttaatttattttactctTTCAtcgtatatatttatatgtgcCTAGCGGCATggtttttgaaataatttttttaaaatatattcttagtcaattattttattaaaaataaaataatcgtATCGTCTTACTTACAAAAGCGACGCATGGGGCGGAGGGTTGGTGAGTCccctcaatattttttttttaattatcctGATTCATGACACGACATGCTaagaatattttcgaaaaatattgaAACTCAAACTGATCACCAAATAAATTTGTAataagtatttttaaaaatataaaaattaataaaacaaatatacccaaaaaaatatttaaaaaaatctcgTTTGTGGCAGAATTTCAACCAGTTACTTACATGACGCTTGCATGGCCACAAGTTTacgtatttgatatcaatttgtGAATGCCGAGGGACGAGACAAAACATTCCTTGGCATCGACTGAATTATTTTTTAGctctacatttttttttttatatgtatgAATTATGTGTTTCGCTCTCCATCAAGGTCAAATTCTTCCCCTAAAATTTGTATGCTTCTCAACTGAACTCTGAACATAAATGAATCCCGGAGAGCTCCACCGGTCGTCGTCGGTGCTCGAATCGAA encodes:
- the LOC142545331 gene encoding uncharacterized protein LOC142545331, with the translated sequence MMGAICPQNDENNIQHARMRAKTFVDQMFSDRKFIYKQGPSEHRPFSYALEILSSNKDLFMEFLPGPKTKIARFINPVLNDKLSECESEGATGFAQRSMNDHYLKNIDHKGQYSSETSFKAHPDKIVILNPASTDIKYSHNVTCHCSSLLAYKKSRGKIPKARPASFSLKEMKRKLKNTFIGTRTEPNPFFMDGDSRKLATGRSIFKVGDFNCCEVETKDSFSFSKNVEIKETLFKKPWLKSIKGPDIVCMSNTLRKKLDFPSVGLSRKQEFDVMFEPKRHVSPRVNHVTEIEISMKKKSPNTLEQIISSPDPDVWLINRRMNGQYCPGSAQMRFSPFSNSLTLSPSRPNKEVTSWDDFKIYDGFEILERKTSSFSIPSTVDQAHDTAIAATNYMNCKSMIEDKSCNQHPGLSYSEFLIEINSDDVIKTRQRIDRIKDPLSKNEISVPAVDEVPSTPSFSYQLSMSDSINYQEEHQSPVSVLEPFFTDSISPQSILLQTADPEPVQPLHLDFEECSSESIPQNPQTNASSSVNEDNDISRYVHLVLQASYLNWDHLSAMKPPHQEVLDPSLFDEVEFLPVDSTTDPKLFFDHINEVLLQIYLCHFYFPPSMAFVKPKMVHFPLAEAVLSEIMREADFYQLPQSQKRTLDQIISNDVTNSRSWLDIRLDTKQIVNDVSEEVLEESILDIILEFLI